From the genome of Cololabis saira isolate AMF1-May2022 chromosome 4, fColSai1.1, whole genome shotgun sequence:
ATTTCTTTGTCTAGATTTCATCCTTGCATCCCTGCCGCGACACCTTTCTTCTCAATCAAAACACACCAGAGACTTTACGTAATCCTTTTCTATCCAACTCTTCCCTGTAAAGTCCTCAGACGCGGTTTGTTTGCAGTTTCTATTTACTGGTCTGTTTTTTGAATAGAGATACTGCCACCTTGTGGAGGTTTTATGCCAGTTACATTCCAAGCTTTCATAAGGACTGCTCAGCAGAAATTAGCTATGGGAGCAGTGactattcaaaaaaaaaaaaaggttaagtcATCGCCTCATGGTTTGTATCATCATAACATCACAACTATTATGACATTTCTCCTCTCTGTCTTCCTCTGTAGGTGATCACCTGTTTTGGCCTCTCTGTGATGTCATGCCGCTACGTTGGCTTTGCCGTCGTGGCCCTGTTGGTGGAGATAAACTCTGTGTTCCTCCACCTCAGGCAGAACCTGCGCATGGCCAACATGGCGGCGAGCACACTTTACCGCGTAAACAGCATGATCAACCTGGGCACGTACGTGGTGTTCCGCATCAACACGCTGGCCTGGATGACCCGCTGGCTGGTGCTCAACAGGGACAAGGTGCCTCTCCTGGCCTACACCCTGGGCAGCGTGGGAATGGCTATCATGACCGCCATGAATATTGTTCTCTTTTGTCGGCTGCTCAGGAGCGACTTTTTAAAGAGCACCACCCGGGAGaccaagaaggagaaggagatgTAGAACTGTTCCTGCTCCATATTAACACCCTGTGGCTGAAATTTGGTACCGTGTTGCCTGTTTGTAACGTACTCATACCTGGAAGATACGTCCATCTCTCACTCTCTTCAGGTACATGCACTGTGTAAGTGTAATCTAATGGCCTCACCTGTGATCACACATCCCTTATGCTGTAGGAAACATCCTCCCAACATTTGCGGTTTTTGACCCTCTGCTGGTGTTCATTTTCACCCCATCACTATGAGGCCTTGTAAACTGACACCTAATGCCTTATTGTCCCGCCGAATGTTTCAGCTTAATCTGCTCTAAAATGTAGCTTGCGATAAGTGAGGACACTGCTTATAAATCAAACCCTCCAACACATGTATAGCATCATTGGAAACAATGATACAGTATCTGTTCATTCGTATACTGTACCATTATATAAATTATGAACGCAGTATGCTGTTTTCTCTGAAATGCCACTGGATAAGATAATCAGTGGGACCCAAACCTTGTTTTAACACTCCCACTGCAGAGGTGAATGTTTTTCTACCAAATCTCCTCAACTAAAAACCGCCTGCTACCTCAAAGAACTAGTAACAACACTCTGCTTCATCCTAACACCTGCTTTGCTCTATGTTGGGCAGTTTGTTAGAGCGACGCAAAGAACATTATGAATGACAAAAgtatgtatataaatgtattatttagtAAAATCTGTGGATATCCAATAAATCCTTGCTTTGCGTATCACTATATAAATGAATAATTAATACTGAGATTAATATTTTGAAGCAgcttttgaataaaataaaactgattttacTTTGAGGAAAAAGTGCATAAGAGGAAATGACTTAAAGTAAAATGTTATACTTTGTATTAATCATTAAAGAATTGAGAAAAAACAGGGATCAGTCATGGCAGGCTATGTAGAAAGTATAAATCTGCAGTAAAACCCTAATACTGAAAATGGTCAATGTGATCTGGCATCGAGGCTGAAGGTTAGTAAAACCCGGAGGAGTTAAAAGCAGATTCTGCCTCAAATGGTTCAACAGGTCGGTCGCAGTGGCATTAGTTTGCTCCAAAATCTCCATTGAGCCATATAttgcctcctttttttttttttttttttttttttttttaaaccaagttGGCACAATTTCCCGTGGACTGACTGAAATGTCTGTACATCATCTGGTCAAACTTccttagaaacggtaaaaaaaagttcacttttaaaccttttaaagtcTTTACAGCGTTGTTCAAAGCAGTCAGATTTAGGTGCTGGAATCAGCTGC
Proteins encoded in this window:
- the tlcd2 gene encoding TLC domain-containing protein 2, which gives rise to MELSSVIITTGSSIGFFRLVNSGVGNLPIPESACRNAWKWRNISTSFVHSLITAVWAVLCFFLQPQMAEDLIETHSAFSHALVSFSIGYFIYDFFDMLRNQKLSQSWELLFHHIVVITCFGLSVMSCRYVGFAVVALLVEINSVFLHLRQNLRMANMAASTLYRVNSMINLGTYVVFRINTLAWMTRWLVLNRDKVPLLAYTLGSVGMAIMTAMNIVLFCRLLRSDFLKSTTRETKKEKEM